Proteins encoded in a region of the Acidobacteriota bacterium genome:
- the argR gene encoding arginine repressor, which produces MMLKQARHFAIKQIITERSISSQDELRIELKKRGFSVTQATLSRDLHELGVSWVTSETGGRYELQPVAEAKILRPIVGAEVLSIHSNESMVVVKTLPGCANAVAEFIDIQKNPDIIGTIAGDNTLLVVPASYHKTKVIMKFLREKLIEGA; this is translated from the coding sequence ATCACTGAGCGCTCGATCTCCAGTCAGGATGAATTGCGTATTGAGCTTAAGAAACGTGGATTTAGCGTAACACAGGCTACACTTTCGCGCGATCTCCATGAGCTTGGCGTCAGTTGGGTGACCTCCGAGACTGGTGGGAGATATGAACTTCAACCTGTGGCAGAGGCAAAAATCTTACGTCCGATTGTCGGAGCTGAAGTACTTTCCATTCATTCCAACGAAAGCATGGTTGTTGTAAAAACATTACCCGGTTGTGCAAATGCAGTGGCAGAATTTATCGACATACAAAAAAATCCTGATATTATTGGCACCATTGCAGGAGATAACACCCTCCTGGTTGTGCCAGCATCTTATCATAAAACGAAGGTCATCATGAAATTTCTCAGAGAAAAACTCATCGAAGGAGCGTAA